DNA from Mycolicibacterium alvei:
TCCACCAGGTTGCCACCCCAGGTCGAGTTGATCCGCGAGCTCAACATGAAGACGTTGTCGGCGACCTCGTCCACCCGCCGACCGGCCATCACGCCACATACCTGAGTCTTCTTGCCGAAGGCCACCACATCCGGCGTGACCCCCACCTGCTGGTAGGCCCAGGCAGTTCCGGTGATACCGCAGCCGGTCTGCACCTCGTCGAAGATCAGCAAGGCGTCGAATTCGTCGCACAGTTCCCGCATCGCGGCGAAGAACTGCGGCCGCATGTGCCGGTCGCCACCCTCACCCTGAATCGGCTCGGCGATGAAGCAGGCGATGTCGTGCGGGGCGGCCTCGAACGCGGTTCTCGCCTGACGTAGCGAATCAGCTTCGAGTGCAGCGATATCCACGCCCGGACGAAGGTATGGGGCATCGATACGTGGCCAGTCGAACTTCGGGAAGCGGGCCACCTTGACCGGATCGGTGTTGGTCAGCGACATCGTGTATCCGCTGCGGCCGTGAAAGGCTCCGCGAAGATGCAGCACCTTGGTGCCGAGGTCGGGGTCGATCCCGTGAGACTCGTTGTGGCGGCTCTTCCAGTCGAAGGCCACCTTGAGCGCGTTCTCGACCGCCAGAGCTCCGCCGTCGACGAAGAACAGGTGCGGCAGGTCCGGGTCGCCGAGCACGCGGCGGAAGGTGTCGACGAAGCGGGCCATCGGCACGCTGTAGATGTCGGAATTGCTCGGCTTGTTCACCGCGGCCCGGGTCAGCTCCGCACGGAACTCACCATCGTCGGCCAGCGCCGGATGGTTCATCCCGAGCGCGGATGAGGCGAAGAAGGTGAACATGTCCAGGAAGCGCGCGCCGGTGCGCGCATCCACCAGATAGGAACCCCGCGAGTGGTCCAGGTCGAGAACGAAGTCGAAACCGTCGGTCAGGATGCTGCGCGCCAGGACCGCTCGCACCCGGTCAGGCGTCACGTGCGGCGTGGTCGTCAGCACTGCAGTCATGACGCCATCCTAGCGGATTTTTTACGGCAGTTATCGCATCTGACCGTAACAGTTACGGAACATAGTTCCGATCACTGTAAAATGTTTGCAAGATGATCGTGCTTCGGGTGCGGACGTTGGCTGCGGTCCTGATCCGCTGGAGCAGGTCCTCCAGGGCCCGGGCCGAGGCGACCCGGACCAGCAGGACGTAGCTCTCCTCACCGGCCACCGAGTGGCACGATTCGATTTCGGGGATGCCCTGCAACCGGGTGGGTGCATCATCGGGTTGAGACGGATCGAGAGGGGTGATGGCGACGAACGCCGAGAGCATGTTGCCCAGCGCCTCAGGATTGAGCCGCGCCGCGTACCCGGTCACCACTCCCCGCGACTCCAACCGGCGCACGCGTGCCTGCACCGCAGAGACCGACAACCCGGCCGCCGATGCCAGTTGCGCCAGCGTGGCCCTGCCGTCGGCGACCAGCGCCCGGACCAGCTTCCGGTCGGTGTCGTCCAGCACGTATTCGTCGGCTTCACCCATGGCCCGCACTGTAACTCCCCCGGCCGATCCGGCACCGCTGCCAAACCAGAAAGGCACCCGATGACCACCACCGAACGGACCGACCTTCCCACTGCAGAGGAGCTGCGCCGGCGGGTGCGGCTGGCCCTCGAAGCCATCGGGGCACGGGCCGACCTGGCTGACCCGACCGCCCCAGGCGGCGGCCTGCACTCGAGCACCCCGATCAGCGGGGACGTGTTGTTCACCCTGACCGAGCACAGTGTTGAGCAGGTCGATACCGCGATCGGCGATGCCGCACAAGCCTTCTCAACCTGGCGCACGACCCCGGCACCGGTGCGCGGCGCTTTGGTGGCACGCCTTGGCGAGTTGCTCGTCGAGCACAAGGTTGAGCTGGCGACGTTGGTGACGGTGGAGGCAGGCAAGATCACCTCCGAGGCACTGGGCGAGGTGCAGGAGATGATCGACATCTGTCAGTTCGCCGTCGGCCTGTCACGCCAGTTGTATGGCCGCACCATCGCTTCCGAACGCCCCGGGCACCGACTGATGGAGACATGGCACCCGTTGGGCGTCGTCGGCGTGATCACCGCATTCAACTTTCCGGTTGCGGTGTGGGCGTGGAACACCGCGATCGCACTGGTGTGCGGCGACACCGTGGTGTGGAAACCGTCTGAGCTGACACCACTGACCGCGATCGCGTGTCAGGCGCTGATCGAGCGCGCCGCATCTGACGTCGGTGCGCCGACGGAAGTGAGCCGGCTCGTCCTGGGAGGGCGCGAGCTGGGTGAGCGACTCGTCGACGATGAGCGGGTGGCGCTGCTCAGCGCGACCGGTTCGGTGCGGATGGGCCAGCAGGTGGGCCCGCGCGTTGCCGCCCGGTTCGGCAAGGTGCTGCTCGAGTTGGGTGGCAACAACGCCGCAATCGTGACACCGTCGGCCGATCTGGATCTCGCGGTGCGAGCCATCGTGTTCTCGGCCGCGGGGACCGCGGGGCAGCGGTGCACCACGCTGCGCCGCCTGATCGTGCACTCCTCTGTCGCCGACGACCTGGTCTCCCGGATCGTCGCGGCCTATGGAAGCCTGCCCATCGGTGACCCCAGCGTGGACGGAACCCTCGTCGGCCCGCTCATTCACACCCGCGCCTACCGGGACATGGTCGGGGCGCTCGAGCAGGCCCGCGTCGACGGCGGCGAGGTGTTCGGCGGGCAGCGTCACGATCTGGGTGACGAGGGTGCGTTCTACATCGCCCCCGCGGTGGTGCGGATGCCCGCGCAGACCGCCGTCGTGCACACCGAGACCTTCGCCCCGATCCTCTATGTGCTGACCTACGACGAGATCGACGATGCGATTGCACTGAACAACGCGGTACCACAGGGCCTTTCGTCGGCGATCTTCACCACCGACGTGCGGGAGGCCGAGCGGTTCATGGCCGCCGACGGATCCGACTGCGGTATCGCCAACGTCAACATCGGAACCTCGGGCGCCGAGATCGGCGGCGCGTTCGGCGGCGAGAAGCACACCGGCGGTGGCCGCGAGTCGGGCTCGGATGCCTGGAAGGCGTACATGCGGCGCGCGACCAACACGGTCAACTACTCCTCGGAGCTGCCGCTGGCTCAGGGCGTGCATTTCGGGTAACCGGCTGTAAGGATGAGTCGTGCAGATTGAGAACTCGGTGGCGGTCATCACCGGTGCGGGATCGGGAATCGGCCGTGCCTTGGCCGCAGCGTTCGCGGTAGCGGGCGCCCGGGTGATCGCCACCGACCTCGATGCCGAGTCGGCCGAACACACCGCCGAAAAGATCCGCGCGACTGGGGGGAAGGCCCTCGGTGTCCAGGCCGACGCCTGTTCTACCGCCGACATCGAGGCGCTGACCACCACCGAGTTCGGCCCGGTCGACATCTACGTCGCCAACGCCGGAATCATCGGCGCACCGGGTCTCGGCACCGACGAGGACTGGGATTCGATCCTGGACGTCAATCTGCGCTCCCACGTCCGGACGGCGCAAGTGCTTGTCCCGCAGTGGTTGTCGCGTGGCGGCGGGTATTTCGTGTCGGTCGCCTCGGCGGCCGGTCTGCTGTCCCAGATCGGGGCGGCCGGATATGCCGTCACCAAGCACGCGGCGGTCGGGTTCGCCGAATGGCTGGCGATCACCTACGGCGATGACGGTGTCGGCGTCAGCTGTGTGTGTCCGTTGGGGGTGGACACCCCGTTACTCGATGCGGTGCGTACATCGGCGGATCCGGATTCCGCGGCCGGCGCCGCGTCGATCGTGCAGTCCGGTGAGGTGATCAGTCCCCAGGATGTCGCGGCGGCCACGGTCGCGGCGGTGCAGTCGGACAGTTTTCTCGTGCTACCGCACCCCCAGGTGCTCGACATGTACCGCCACAAAGGGTCCGATTACGGCCGGTGGATCGCGGGGATGCGCCGCTACCAGCGGTCACTGCGTGCCGGCCGATGAGCGCCCGGAAGGCAGCGACTGCGGCGGGACGTACACGCCCAGTGAGATTCGGTGCCACCAGACGTGATCGCGGCGCAGTTCGGTCCAGGTGCTGAACTCGTACCGGTACAACTTCGCCCGCACATATCGTGGCGGCGCATCCGGGAATGGATTGTGGCGCAGTAGCTTCAGTGTGTCTCGGTCGTTCTCCAGTAGCCGGGTCAGCAGCATGCGCAGCCAGCCCTGGGCATACGCCGGCGATATGGCCGCGAACCACATCAGCCAGTCCAGCCGCAAGTGATACGGCGCGCACTGCCTCGGCCACCGACGGACATCGCCGGGTTTGCCCTTGAACTCGTATTCCTTCCACACGGTGTGCTCACCCAAGCTGGTGCCCGAGGTCCCCTCCAACACCACCTCGTCACGGGTGCGACCGACGGTGCCGAATGCACCGTAGGAATTCACCAGGTGATACCGGTTGTACGAGGCGTTCATCCGCTGCCGCCTGGAGATGAGGTTGCGCACCGGCCAGTAGCTCAGGCACGCCACCGCTACCGTGAACCCGACCACCACGACGGCGAACCACACTGGGGTCTGACCGAATTGGTGTTCAGGTAGCGGAATCAGCACCGCGGCGCCGGAGTCCGAGAATGCGCTGAACGCCAGGACGATGGTGATCCAGTTGAGCCAGGCGAAGTTGCCCGATGCCACCAGCCACAGCTGGGTGATCATCACGACGATCGCGGCCCCGCTGGCCACCGGCTGCGGGGCGAACAGCGCAAACGGCACCACGAGTTGGGCAAAGTGGTTGCCCGCCACCTCGATTCGGTGCAGCGGCTTGGGCAGATGGTGGAAGAACCAGCTCAGCGGGCCGGGCATCGGTTGAGTCTCGTGGTGGTAGTACAGGCAGGTCAGGTTGCGCCAGCACCGGTCACCGCGCAGTTTGATCAGCCCCGCGCCGAACTCGACTCGGAACAGCAACCAGCGGGCCAGCCACAGCACCAGCAGCGGGGGGCCGATGTCGTCGTTGCCCAGGAAGGTGACCAGGAATCCGGCTTCCAGCAGCAGAGATTCCCACCCGAACGAATACCACGCCTGGCCCACGTTGACGATCGAAAGGTACAGCGCCCACACGAGCAGCCAGATCAGCATTGCGGCCCACAGCGGCACCACGTCTCCGAAGCCGGCGAGCAGTGCCCCGGAGAGCACCGCCCCGGCTACGCACACCGCGGCGAAGAAGCGGTCCGAATAGTGGAGCTGAAACACACTGGGAGCGCTGCGGAATGAGTTGACGGACAGGAACCGGGGTATCGGCAGCAGACCGCGCTCACCGAGGAGCCCGCGGAACTGCCGGGCCGCCACGATGAACGCGATCAGGTAGATCGCGGCGGTCCCCCGCTGCAACACCTGTCGGGCCAACCAATATTCGTCTGCGTTGAACCATTCCATGCGCGGACCTGCCGACGTTGCGGGTCTGTCCTCGAAAACGGTACCCCGAATCGGGGCATTTCATAGGCGGTACGGACGGCTACCGTCGCCGCAATCCCAGCCGGAAGCCGGACGGCATCACGGTCAGGCGCTCCTGTACCTGCAACCGGTAGTCCGGATCGGCGATCAGATCGTAGCGGCGGATCAGCACCGCCAACATCAGCACGGCTTCGTGGAGTGCGAACTGTCTTCCGATGCAGGATCTTTCGCCGGTACCGAACGGCTTGTACAGGCCACCGGGGCGCGTCCGCATCTGCTCGGGCGTGAACCGGTCCGGCTCGAATGCCTCCGGGTCGTGACCCCATCGGGGGTCACGGTGCAGGGTCGAGGTCAGGGCCAGCGCCCAGTCGCCCTTGCGCATCGGGTGAATTCCGGCCAGCACGGTGTCCTGGCGGGCAGCCCGGTAGTAGGCCGGCACGGTCGGCTGCAACCGCAGCGACTCGTCGAGAATCCGCCGGACATACCGCAGTTTGGCGATCTTCTCGAATTCGGGCCGCTGATCGTCGCCCCACACCTGTTCGACCTCGTCGCGGGCCCGGGCGAACACCTCTGGGTGTTGCGACAGGAAGTACAGCGCAAATGACAGTGCACCGGAAGTGGTTTCATGTCCGGCGATCAGAAAATTGATCAGCTGACAGCGGATGTTGGCGGCATCGAGATCGGACTCCAGCATGATCTGCAGCAGATCGTCATGGGCGCTCGATCCCTGTGCCCGCCGCGCCGAGACGATGTCGTCGGCCAGCCCGCGCAGGTAGCGCGCGTCGCGGCGGAGCCTGCCCTCGTAGGTCCGGAAAAAGAAGGCGGGCAGGAAGGTTTCGCGCAACACGCCGAGGCGGTCGGCGCTCCTCAACGCCGACACCATGTGGGCGATGAACGGGTGCACCGTGTCGCTCTGGAAACACCGGAACGAATACCCGGCCGTGCACCGGCCGATGGTCTCCAGGGTTACCCGGGTGGTGTCGGCCGAGACGTCGACGGTGTCCCCCCGATCGGCTTTCCGGTCCCAATCGCCGGTCAGCTCATCGGCGACGTCGAACATCACCGCGTGGTAGCGGCGCATCGCGGCCTGGCTGAACGCGGGCATCAGCAGCTGATGGGCCGTGTGCCAGTTCGGTTCGTCGTTGTAGGCGGTGAACAGCCCGTCGCCGGCCACGATCCGCAGGGCCTCGATATCGGGGCCCACGTGCTTACCGAAGCGGGTTTCGTCGTTCAGATCATTGACCGCGTCGGCGCCGGTGACCACCACGTAGCGCGCGCCCAGGAAGCGGAATTCACAGATCGGGCCGAGCTCGGCCATGCCCAGCGCGTTCTGCATCGAGGAGTCGGGCTGTAGACCGAAGATGTCACCGAGCAGGGGCACTCGCCGCGGCGGGTGCGGCAGTTTCGGATACTTGGCGCCTTCAGGTGAGGTCCGCGTGCCCACGAAGGTCATGACACCAAAGATTCCTCGTTGTTATACATGTGTCAAGTAAGGCTCCTTTCGCGCTACGCTCCACACGTGGGAGCCGAGTCCAGACGCCGACTGTCCCCCGCCGACAGACGCAACGAACTGCTGGCGCTGGGAGCCGAGGTGTTCGGCCAGCGCCCCTACGACGAGGTCCGCATCGACGAGATCGCCGAGCGTGCCGGGGTGTCGCGCGCCCTGATGTATCACTACTTCCCCGACAAGCGGGCCTTCTTCGGTGCCGTGGTGCGCGCCGAGGGCGAGCGCCTGTTCGAGGCCACCAGCACCACCGGCGAGCCGGGTCAAAGCCTTTTCGGACAGCTGCGCGACGGCGTTCTCGCCTACCTGCGCTACGACGAGGAACATCCGCACGGCGCCTGGGCGGCCTACATGGGACTGGGCCGCACCGACCCGGTACTGCGCGGCGAAGACGACGTCGACAACGACCGCCAGGCCGACCGGATCATGGGTCGGATCGGCGACGCCGTATCCGAGCCCCTGGATGCGACGGTCGAGCGCGATCTGCGGGCTACCGTCTACGGCTGGCTGGCCCTGACCTTCGAGATGTGCCGGCAACGGCTCAAGGACCCCTCGATCGACGCGGGTTTCGTCGCCGACAGTTGCGCACACGCGCTGCTCGACGCCATCGGCCGAGTGCCCGGACTGCCCGACGAACTGGCCGGTGCGGCCGGTCCCGAACACCGCTGAAACCCGGTTGTCGGTGTGTCGCGGCAAGATGGCTAGATGACCACCACGCCGGCCGGTCCGCTGGCCCGGTTCAGTGCGCTGACCCGGGAGTGGTTCACCGCTGCGTTCCCGGCACCGACGGCCGCGCAGGCCCAGGCCTGGTCGGCCATCGCCGAGGGGCTCAACACCCTGGTCATCGCACCCACCGGATCAGGTAAGACGCTGGCGGCCTTCCTGTGGGCCATCGACGAGCTGGCGCAGTTGCCGCCTGGTCCCCGCACCGGGACGACGGTGCTGTATGTGTCGCCACTCAAGGCCCTGGCCGTCGACGTCGAACGCAACCTGCGCACCCCGCTGACCGGCGTCACCAGGGTCGCCGAGCGGCACGGGGTGCCGGCCCCGTCGATCAGCGTCGGCGTCCGCTCCGGTGACACCCCGCCCGGTGAGCGCCGCGCGATGCTGAGCAAGCCACCCGACATCCTGATCACCACGCCGGAATCCCTGTTTCTGATGCTGACGTCGGCGGCCCGCGAAACCCTGGCCTCGGTGCGGACCGTGATCGTCGACGAGGTTCACGCCGTCGCCGCCACCAAACGCGGTGCGCACCTGGCACTCTCGTTGGAACGGCTCGACCAGCTGCTCGACAAGCCGGCCCAGCGGATCGGGCTGTCGGCGACGGTACGTCCACCCGAGGAGGTAGCGCGGTTCCTGTCCGGCCAGGCCCCCACCACCATCGTCGCGCCGCCGTCGGGTAAAACGTTCGACCTCTCGGTGCAGGTCCCGATCCCGGACATGGCCAATCTCGACAACAACAGCATCTGGCCCGCCGTCGAGGAACGCATCGTGGACCTGATCGAGGCCCACCGCTCCTCGATCGTGTTCGCCAACTCCCGCCGGTTGGCCGAGCGACTGACCTCCCGGCTCAACGAGATTCACGCCGAACGTGCCGGAATCGAGCTCTCACTCGACCACAACCCGCAGGTCGGTGGCGGCGCCCCGGCCCAACTCATGGCCAGCGGTCAGGCCAGCGGCGCACCGCCGCTGCTGGCCCGGGCCCACCACGGTTCGGTCAGCAAGGAGCAGCGGGCCCTGGTCGAAGACGACCTCAAGAGTGGCCGATTGCGCGCCGTGGTGGCCACCTCGAGCCTGGAGTTGGGCATCGACATGGGCGCGGTCGATCTGGTGATCCAGGTCGAGTCGCCGCCGTCGGTGGCCAGCGGCCTGCAGCGCATCGGGCGGGCCGGGCACCAGGTCGGCGAGATCTCCCAGGGCGTGCTGTTCCCCAAGCACCGCACCGACCTGATCGGCTGTGCGGTGACGGTGCAGCGCATGCGCTCCGGTGACATCGAGACCATGCACGTCCCGGCCAATCCGCTCGACGTGCTGGCCCAGCACACCGTGGCTGCGGCCGCCCTGGAACCAGTGGACGCCGACGCCTGGTTCGATGCGGTACGGCGGAGTGCACCCTTTGCCACGCTGCCGCGCAGCGCGTTCGAGGCCACCCTGGATCTGTTGTCCGGGAAGTACCCGTCCACCGAGTTCGCCGAGCTGCGGCCACGCATCGTGTACGACCGCGACCACGGAACCCTGACCGCCCGCCCCGGAGCCCAACGCCTGGCGGTGACCTCCGGCGGCGCGATCCCCGACCGCGGGCTGTTCACCGTCTACCTGGCTACCGACTCCGAAAAACCCTCCCGGGTAGGTGAACTCGACGAGGAGATGGTCTACGAATCCCGCCCGGGCGACGTCATCTCCCTGGGTGCGACCAGCTGGCGGATCACCGAGATCACCCACGACCGGGTGCTGGTGATCCCCGCGCCGGGCCAGCCGGCCCGGTTGCCGTTCTGGCGCGGCGACAGCGTGGGACGCCCCGCCGAACTGGGCGCTGCGGTCGGTGCGTTCACCGGAGAGCTCGCCACACTCGGCCGCGACGAGTTCGAAGAACGTTGCCAGACAATGGGTTTCGACGGGTTCGCAACCGACAACCTCTACCGGCTACTGCATGACCAGCGGGAGGCCACCGGCGTCGTTCCCAGCGACAGCACGTTCGTGGTGGAGCGTTTCCGGGATGAACTGGGCGACTGGCGGGTGATCCTGCATTCTCCGTACGGCCTGCGGGTTCACGGGCCGCTGGCCCTGGCGGTGGGCCGTCGGCTGCGGGAACGGTACGGCATCGACGAGAAGCCCACCGCGTCCGACGACGGCATCATCGTGCGCCTCCCCGATAGTGGTGAAACCCCGCCCGGCGCAGACCTGTTCGTGTTCGACGCCGACGAGATCGAACCGGTCGTCACCGCAGAGGTGGGCGGGTCGGCGTTGTTCGCGTCCAGGTTCCGTGAATGCGCCGCGCGCGCCCTGTTGCTGCCTCGCCGACACCCTGGCAAGCGATCGCCGTTGTGGCATCAACGGCAACGCGCCGCGCAACTGCTCGACATCGCCCGCAAGTACCCGGACTTCCCGATCGTGCTGGAAACCGTCCGCGAATGCCTGCAGGACGTCTACGACGTACCCGCGCTGACCGAGCTGATGCGGCGGGTGGCTCAGCGGCGCCTGCGGGTGGTCGAGGTAGAGACCGCCACCCCCTCGCCATTCGCGGCCTCGTTGCTGTTCGGCTACGTGGGTGCATTCATGTACGAGGGTGACAGCCCGTTGGCCGAGCGTCGCGCCGCCGCGCTGGCACTGGACACCGTGCTGCTGTCCGAACTGCTCGGCCGGGTGGAACTCCGCGAACTGCTGGATCCCGCGGTGGTGGCCTCAACCTCGGCACAGCTGCAACACCTGACCGAGGAACGGGCCGTGCGCGATGCCGAGGCCGTGGCCGACCTGTTGCGGATGCTGGGTCCGCTCACCGAGGCCGAGATCGCCGAGCGCGCCACCACCGAGGCGATCGGGGGCTGGCTCGACGGGCTGCACGCCGCCAAGCGCGCGCTGCCGGTCACCTACGCCGGCCAGAGCTGGTGGGCCGCGGTGGAAGACATCGGCCTGCTACGCGACGGGGTCGGCGCGCCGGTCCCGGTCGGGGTGCCCATGGCCTTCACCGAATCCGTCGACGACCCACTCGGAGACCTGATCGGTCGCTACGCCCGCACGCACGGCCCGTTCACCACCTCCGAGGTCGCGACGCGGTTCGGGCTCGGCCTGCGGGTGACCGCAGATGTGTTGGGCCGCATGGCTGTCGATGGCCGGCTGGTGCGCGGCGAGTTCACCGGAGCCGCCCCGGCTGCGACATTGGGTCGGGCGACTTCCGACGAATGGTGCGATGCCGAGGTGCTGCGCATCCTGCGCCGTCGCTCCCTGGCCGCGCTGCGCGCCCAGGTCGAGCCGGTCAGCACTGCCGCCTACGGTCGCTTCCTGCCGTCCTGGCAGCATGTCGGGTCCAGCCACAGCTCGGGTATCGACGGGCTGTCGTCGGTCATCGAGCAACTGGCCGGCGTCCTCCTGCCCGCGTCGGCCGTGGAGTCGCTGGTCTTCGGCCAGCGGGTGCGTGATTACCAGCCGGCCATGCTCGATGAGCTGCTGGCGTCCGGCGAAGTGATGTGGTCGGGCGGCGGCCAGATCGGCAGCAGCGACGGCTGGGTGGCATTCCACCTGGCCGAGACGGCGCCATTGACCCTGCCCGCTCCTGTCGAGATCGAGTTCACCGACCCGCACCGGGCCATCATGGAGACGCTCGGTCACGGCGGAGCGTACTTCTTCCGCCAGCTCACCGATCAGGCCTCCGAAGCCGAGCTGAAAACTGCTCTGTGGGAACTGATCTGGGCCGGCTGGGTTACTGGTGACACGTTCGCCCCGTTGCGGGCGATGCTGTCTGGTCCCCGACGGTCGGGGACACCGGCACACCGGCAGCGTCAACGTCCACCCCGGCTCAGCCGCTACAGCGTCGCGCGCCCGCACAGCCGCGCAGCGGATCCGATGGTGTCCGGCCGGTGGTCGGCATTGCCCGGCGCTGAACCGGATTCGACCGTCCGCGCGCATTTCCAGGCGGAGCTGTTGCTCAACCGACACGGGGTGCTGACCAAGGGGGCGGCGTCGGCCGAGGGCGTGCCGGGCGGGTTCGCGACGTTGTACAAGGTGTTGAGCGCGTTCGAGGACGCCGGCCGCTGCCAGCGGGGCTATTTCGTCGAGTCGCTGGGCGGGGCGCAGTTCGCGGCGGCCTCGACCGTCGACCGGCTGCGGTCCTACCTCGACGGGGTTGATCCGCAGCGGCCCGACTACCACGCGGTGATGCTCGCCGCGACCGACCCGGCCAATCCTTACGGCGCCGCTCTGGCCTGGCCCGAGCGCGCGGGCGACGCGGACACACACCGGCCGGGCCGCAAGGCGGGTGCCCTGGTGGCGCTGGTCGACGGCCAACTGGTGTGGTTCCTGGAACGCGGCGGCAAGACCCTGCTCAGCTTCACCTCCGATACCGAGACGCAGCGGGCCGCCGCGGCCGCACTGGCCGAACTCGTGAGCGGCGGGCGGATTCCGTCGCTCTTGGTCGAGCGGATCAACGGGGTCGCGGTGCTCGATCCCGGTGTCGACGAAGGCCGCGCCGCCGTGCAGGACGCGCTGACCGGTGCCGGGTTTTCGCGCACGCCGCGCGGTTTGCGGCTTCGGTAGGTTCGGACGCCATGCCCGAAGGTGACACCGTCTTCCACACCGCCACCGCGTTGCGCGATGCGCTGGCGGGTAAGACGTTGACCCGCTGCGATATCAGGGTGCCCCGCTACGCCACGGTCGACCTGACCGGGCAGGTGGTCGATGAAGTTCTCAGCCGAGGCAAGCACTTGTTCCTCCGCGTGGGCCGGGCCAGCATCCACGCCCATCTCAAGATGGAGGGCAGTTGGCGCATCGGCTGGTCCAGAGTCGCGGCCCACCGGATCCGGATCGTGCTGGAGACCGCCGATAGTCGGGCCACCGGGATCGACCTCGGCGTGCTCGAAGTGCTGGACCGCGACACCGACATGGCGGCGGTCGAGCATCTGGGCCCGGACCTGCTCGGCCCGGACTGGGAGCCCCGCACCGCGGCGGCCAATCTGGCCGCCGATCCGGACCGGCCCCTGGCGCCGACGCTGCTCGATCAGCGGGTGATGGCCGGTGTCGGCAATGTGTACTGCAATGAACTGTGTTTCGTGTTCGGGCGGCTACCTACCTCCCCGGTGAGCTCACTGACCGACCCCCTACGTGTCGCACAACGCGCCCGGGATATGCTGTGGCTCAACCGGTCCCGCTGGAACCGCACCACCACCGGTGATACCCGGCACGGACGGCAACTGTGGGTGTACGGCCGCGCCGGTGAACCCTGCCGCCGCTGCGGGACTCTGATCGAGACCGATGCCGGCGGTGACCGGGTGACCTACTGGTGTCCGGTGTGCCAGACCTGATCCCGTCCCACTTGGCGAGCCCGCCCCGCTACGGGGTACGCGGCACGCCGGCAATCTTTGCGATGATGCGATCACGCAGCGCTACCGGGATATTCGTCATGAGCGACAACTGAAACTTGCTTGCGAGTCCGACCAGGTACCGAGCTCGGGGCCGACGCGCGGTGA
Protein-coding regions in this window:
- the lat gene encoding L-lysine 6-transaminase, whose amino-acid sequence is MTAVLTTTPHVTPDRVRAVLARSILTDGFDFVLDLDHSRGSYLVDARTGARFLDMFTFFASSALGMNHPALADDGEFRAELTRAAVNKPSNSDIYSVPMARFVDTFRRVLGDPDLPHLFFVDGGALAVENALKVAFDWKSRHNESHGIDPDLGTKVLHLRGAFHGRSGYTMSLTNTDPVKVARFPKFDWPRIDAPYLRPGVDIAALEADSLRQARTAFEAAPHDIACFIAEPIQGEGGDRHMRPQFFAAMRELCDEFDALLIFDEVQTGCGITGTAWAYQQVGVTPDVVAFGKKTQVCGVMAGRRVDEVADNVFMLSSRINSTWGGNLVDMVRSRRILEVIESEDLFRNAAVTGDYLRGQLHKLATDFPDTVLDPRGRGLMCAFSLPTAAARDELIRRLWGNHVIMLSSGPDSVRFRPALTVTREEIDACLDTVRAALRSPLTD
- a CDS encoding cytochrome P450, giving the protein MTFVGTRTSPEGAKYPKLPHPPRRVPLLGDIFGLQPDSSMQNALGMAELGPICEFRFLGARYVVVTGADAVNDLNDETRFGKHVGPDIEALRIVAGDGLFTAYNDEPNWHTAHQLLMPAFSQAAMRRYHAVMFDVADELTGDWDRKADRGDTVDVSADTTRVTLETIGRCTAGYSFRCFQSDTVHPFIAHMVSALRSADRLGVLRETFLPAFFFRTYEGRLRRDARYLRGLADDIVSARRAQGSSAHDDLLQIMLESDLDAANIRCQLINFLIAGHETTSGALSFALYFLSQHPEVFARARDEVEQVWGDDQRPEFEKIAKLRYVRRILDESLRLQPTVPAYYRAARQDTVLAGIHPMRKGDWALALTSTLHRDPRWGHDPEAFEPDRFTPEQMRTRPGGLYKPFGTGERSCIGRQFALHEAVLMLAVLIRRYDLIADPDYRLQVQERLTVMPSGFRLGLRRR
- a CDS encoding SDR family NAD(P)-dependent oxidoreductase, producing MQIENSVAVITGAGSGIGRALAAAFAVAGARVIATDLDAESAEHTAEKIRATGGKALGVQADACSTADIEALTTTEFGPVDIYVANAGIIGAPGLGTDEDWDSILDVNLRSHVRTAQVLVPQWLSRGGGYFVSVASAAGLLSQIGAAGYAVTKHAAVGFAEWLAITYGDDGVGVSCVCPLGVDTPLLDAVRTSADPDSAAGAASIVQSGEVISPQDVAAATVAAVQSDSFLVLPHPQVLDMYRHKGSDYGRWIAGMRRYQRSLRAGR
- a CDS encoding lipase maturation factor family protein, with amino-acid sequence MEWFNADEYWLARQVLQRGTAAIYLIAFIVAARQFRGLLGERGLLPIPRFLSVNSFRSAPSVFQLHYSDRFFAAVCVAGAVLSGALLAGFGDVVPLWAAMLIWLLVWALYLSIVNVGQAWYSFGWESLLLEAGFLVTFLGNDDIGPPLLVLWLARWLLFRVEFGAGLIKLRGDRCWRNLTCLYYHHETQPMPGPLSWFFHHLPKPLHRIEVAGNHFAQLVVPFALFAPQPVASGAAIVVMITQLWLVASGNFAWLNWITIVLAFSAFSDSGAAVLIPLPEHQFGQTPVWFAVVVVGFTVAVACLSYWPVRNLISRRQRMNASYNRYHLVNSYGAFGTVGRTRDEVVLEGTSGTSLGEHTVWKEYEFKGKPGDVRRWPRQCAPYHLRLDWLMWFAAISPAYAQGWLRMLLTRLLENDRDTLKLLRHNPFPDAPPRYVRAKLYRYEFSTWTELRRDHVWWHRISLGVYVPPQSLPSGRSSAGTQ
- the amaB gene encoding L-piperidine-6-carboxylate dehydrogenase; amino-acid sequence: MTTTERTDLPTAEELRRRVRLALEAIGARADLADPTAPGGGLHSSTPISGDVLFTLTEHSVEQVDTAIGDAAQAFSTWRTTPAPVRGALVARLGELLVEHKVELATLVTVEAGKITSEALGEVQEMIDICQFAVGLSRQLYGRTIASERPGHRLMETWHPLGVVGVITAFNFPVAVWAWNTAIALVCGDTVVWKPSELTPLTAIACQALIERAASDVGAPTEVSRLVLGGRELGERLVDDERVALLSATGSVRMGQQVGPRVAARFGKVLLELGGNNAAIVTPSADLDLAVRAIVFSAAGTAGQRCTTLRRLIVHSSVADDLVSRIVAAYGSLPIGDPSVDGTLVGPLIHTRAYRDMVGALEQARVDGGEVFGGQRHDLGDEGAFYIAPAVVRMPAQTAVVHTETFAPILYVLTYDEIDDAIALNNAVPQGLSSAIFTTDVREAERFMAADGSDCGIANVNIGTSGAEIGGAFGGEKHTGGGRESGSDAWKAYMRRATNTVNYSSELPLAQGVHFG
- a CDS encoding Lrp/AsnC family transcriptional regulator, whose amino-acid sequence is MGEADEYVLDDTDRKLVRALVADGRATLAQLASAAGLSVSAVQARVRRLESRGVVTGYAARLNPEALGNMLSAFVAITPLDPSQPDDAPTRLQGIPEIESCHSVAGEESYVLLVRVASARALEDLLQRIRTAANVRTRSTIILQTFYSDRNYVP
- a CDS encoding TetR/AcrR family transcriptional regulator, whose amino-acid sequence is MCQVRLLSRYAPHVGAESRRRLSPADRRNELLALGAEVFGQRPYDEVRIDEIAERAGVSRALMYHYFPDKRAFFGAVVRAEGERLFEATSTTGEPGQSLFGQLRDGVLAYLRYDEEHPHGAWAAYMGLGRTDPVLRGEDDVDNDRQADRIMGRIGDAVSEPLDATVERDLRATVYGWLALTFEMCRQRLKDPSIDAGFVADSCAHALLDAIGRVPGLPDELAGAAGPEHR